One Camelina sativa cultivar DH55 chromosome 3, Cs, whole genome shotgun sequence genomic window carries:
- the LOC104774049 gene encoding uncharacterized protein LOC104774049, whose amino-acid sequence MARMMEVARFEENGFEEPNNGEEVSWDDLEREAASNISSKRSQAGRSHQHDSFRKGDELSGDLYELWRQEQNSIAARLDKELKSRWELDELIEEQLSRYQSHYYNAMVSTSLKDVSNLVLPTWLPPHELAAVAWLGDWRPTSILDLVRILAAQNPAFSLSESSERVLSQLLREIRIEEAVIDEEYAEIQATCVLHLPFSPLCSTRSHEEALRSVQELFGNIHKVISKAQRLRYKVLELVMKKLMNQTDTAEFVVAFAGIQDAIHQFGEQKKLKRLYPAVPSPLKGSGSSS is encoded by the exons ATGGCGAGAATGATGGAAGTGGCGCGCTT TGAAGAGAATGGATTTGAAGAACCCAACAATGGAGAAGAAGTTTCATGGGATGATCTGGAGAGAGAAGCTGCTAGTAATATATCGTCTAAAAGATCTCAGGCCGGGAGATCTCACCAGCACGACTCGTTTAGAAAAG GTGACGAACTTTCTGGAGACTTGTATGAACTGTGGAGGCAAGAACAGAACAGTATAGCTGCAAGACTAGACAAAGAGCTTAAATCCAGGTGGGAATTGGATGAACTGATTGAAGAACAGCTGAGTAGATACCAGTCCCATTACTACAACGCCATGGTTTCAACGTCCTTAAAGGATGTATCTAACCTCGTCCTGCCCACGTGGCTACCTCCTCATGAGCTTGCTGCTGTGGCCTGGCTTGGAGACTGGCGTCCGACCTCCATACTTGACCTTGTCCGCATTCTGGCCGCTCAAAACCCTGCCTTCTCTCTGTCTGAGTCGAGTGAACGTGTACTCTCTCAGCTTCTCCGTGAGATACGCATTGAGGAGGCCGTGATCGATGAGGAATATGCAGAAATTCAGGCAACCTGTGTCCTTCACCTCCCCTTTTCACCGCTATGCAGTACTCGGTCGCATGAAGAAGCTCTGCGTTCTGTGCAGGAGCTGTTTGGGAACATCCATAAAGTAATCTCAAAGGCACAACGACTCAG GTATAAAGTGTTAGAGCTGGTGATGAAGAAGCTAATGAATCAAACAGATACAGCCGAGTTTGTGGTCGCATTTGCAGGGATTCAAGACGCCATCCACCAGTTTGGAGAACAGAAGAAGCTAAAAAGGCTCTACCCGGCAGTTCCTTCACCTCTGAAGGGATCAGGATCATCCAGTTGA
- the LOC104774055 gene encoding SNF1-related protein kinase regulatory subunit gamma-like PV42a, protein MQQEKSEEDHHSRLINVTAKDLTAGNRRLVESASAYRMLTQMDLLRFLRDHHFDDLKTVLSRSISVLKAVHDSLYAITERTTVSSAINVMKGALLNAVPIVHAPDVPQEDHLQLINGRHRKVIGTFSATDLKGCRLPELQTWLPLTALEFTEKATGKERDVVSCGVEATMEVAIEKVVTRGVHRVWVLDQQGLLQGVVSLTDIIRSLRSALL, encoded by the exons ATGCAACAAGAGAAGAGCGAAGAAGATCATCACAGCCGTCTGATCAATGTCACGGCCAAAGATCTAACGGCCGGAAACCGACGCCTTGTGGAG TCAGCCTCTGCTTACAGGATGCTTACTCAGATGGATCTCTTGAGGTTCCTCAGAGACCATCACTTTGATGACCTCAAGACTGTCCTCTCACGCTCTATCTCCGTTCTCAAAGCCGTTCATGATTCCTTATACGCCATCACAGAGAGAACAACTGTTTCCAGTGCCATCAACGTTATGAAGGGTGCTCTGCTCAACGCTGTCCCTATCGTTCACGCACCTGATGTACCACAAGAGGATCATCTACAGCTAATCAAT GGGAGGCATAGGAAAGTGATAGGTACGTTTTCGGCAACGGATTTAAAAGGATGTCGCTTGCCGGAGTTGCAGACGTGGCTGCCACTCACAGCTCTTGAGTTCACTGAGAAAGCTACGGGGAAAGAGAGGGACGTGGTTAGTTGCGGTGTGGAAGCAACGATGGAGGTAGCCATAGAGAAAGTGGTGACCAGAGGAGTGCACAGAGTGTGGGTGTTGGACCAACAGGGTCTTCTTCAAGGGGTCGTCTCCCTCACTGATATCATACGCTCCCTAAGATCTGCTCTTTTGTAA
- the LOC104774061 gene encoding SNF1-related protein kinase regulatory subunit gamma-like PV42a produces the protein MLHLKSQQTLHVLCSVQNDIGFNSSRKLQRPAAELDSPPSFSSVFLTSDSWLLSSSHQILEFHSPDWPQLLXLKAVHDSVYAITERTTVSSAINVMKGALLNAVPIVHAPDVPQEDHLQLINGRHRKVIGTFSATDLKGCRLPELQTWLPLTALEFTEKATGKERDVVSCGVEATMEVAIEKVVTRGVHRVWVLDQQGLLQGVVSLTDIIRSLRSALL, from the exons ATGCTACATCTGAAATCACAACAAACTCTTCACGTTCTGTGCTCTGTACAGAACGATATAGGTTTTAACAGCTCACGGAAGCTGCAGCGCCCTGCTGCTGAACTTGattcgcctccaagcttct CTTCTGTCTTCTTAACATCAGATTCCTGG CTTCTGTCTTCTTCTCATCAGATTCTTGAGTTTCATTCTCCTGATTGGCCTCAACTTCTGTNTCTCAAAGCCGTTCATGATTCCGTATACGCCATCACAGAGAGAACAACTGTTTCCAGTGCCATCAACGTTATGAAGGGTGCTCTGCTCAACGCTGTCCCTATCGTTCACGCACCTGATGTACCACAAGAGGATCATCTACAGCTAATCAAT GGGAGGCATAGGAAAGTGATAGGTACGTTTTCGGCAACGGATTTAAAAGGATGTCGCTTGCCGGAGTTGCAGACGTGGCTGCCACTCACAGCTCTTGAGTTCACTGAGAAAGCTACGGGGAAAGAGAGGGACGTGGTTAGTTGCGGTGTGGAAGCAACGATGGAGGTAGCCATAGAGAAAGTGGTGACCAGAGGAGTGCACAGAGTGTGGGTGTTGGACCAACAGGGTCTTCTTCAAGGGGTCGTCTCCCTCACTGATATCATACGCTCCCTAAGATCTGCTCTTTTGTAA
- the LOC104774078 gene encoding uncharacterized protein LOC104774078 isoform X2: MDNSTFPSQGSLSSNQTFDSHSGARNTNAPPEFVNQGLLLWNQTRERWVGKEKPTNPPDRNHGAKLNWNAASYDNLLGSNKLFPQPIPLTEMVDFLVDIWEQEGLYD; this comes from the exons ATGGACAACTCCACCTTCCCTTCTCAGGGGAGTTTATCATCCAACCAGACTTTTGATTCTCATTCTGGTGCCAGGAACACTAATGCTCCTCCTGAATTTGTAAATCAAG GTCTTCTTCTTTGGAATCAGACACGTGAGCGTTGGGTGGGCAAGGAAAAACCCACCAACCCACCGGATCGCAATCACGGAGCCAAGTTAAA TTGGAACGCAGCATCATATGATAACTTGCTTGGCAGCAACAAGTTATTTCCCCAACCCATTCCTCTCACC GAAATGGTGGATTTCCTAGTGGACATATGGGAACAAGAAGGTCTATATGACTGA
- the LOC104774078 gene encoding uncharacterized protein LOC104774078 isoform X1 → MGGCVACYREHRSTAAATLKDPPSNPIARPIKKPSVSEDFWSTSTVDMDNSTFPSQGSLSSNQTFDSHSGARNTNAPPEFVNQGLLLWNQTRERWVGKEKPTNPPDRNHGAKLNWNAASYDNLLGSNKLFPQPIPLTEMVDFLVDIWEQEGLYD, encoded by the exons ATGGG TGGCTGCGTGGCTTGCTACAGAGAACACAGATCAACTGCCGCCGCCACTCTAAAGGATCCACCTTCCAATCCCATAGCTCGACCGATTAAGAAACCTAGCGTCTCCGAAGATTTCTGGTCAACTAGCACTGTTGATATGGACAACTCCACCTTCCCTTCTCAGGGGAGTTTATCATCCAACCAGACTTTTGATTCTCATTCTGGTGCCAGGAACACTAATGCTCCTCCTGAATTTGTAAATCAAG GTCTTCTTCTTTGGAATCAGACACGTGAGCGTTGGGTGGGCAAGGAAAAACCCACCAACCCACCGGATCGCAATCACGGAGCCAAGTTAAA TTGGAACGCAGCATCATATGATAACTTGCTTGGCAGCAACAAGTTATTTCCCCAACCCATTCCTCTCACC GAAATGGTGGATTTCCTAGTGGACATATGGGAACAAGAAGGTCTATATGACTGA
- the LOC104778726 gene encoding methyl-CpG-binding domain-containing protein 10-like — MDNTEELVSIELPAPASWKKLFYPKRTGTPRKTEIVFVAPTGEEISSRKQLEQYLKAHPGNPLISEFEWTTGETPRRSSRISQKVKATTPTPDKEPLMKKRRSSLTKKDNKEAAEKNEEAAAKENMDVDKDGQKENAEGEKEKEAETTEAEKENKEGEKTEAETKEGEVVADKKEPVEVDTSLLEKKTEGGGGVEEPPKVEGLKDTEMKEAQEVVAEDDGEKKPAEDETEKKGSATTEANGEQXFSWGSN, encoded by the exons ATGGATAACACAGAAGAACTTGTCTCCATTGAGCTACCAGCTCCTGCTTCATGGAAGAAACTG ttttatccaaaaagaaCTGGTACTCCGAGAAAGACAGAGATTGTGTTCGTGGCCCCAACCGGTGAAGAGATCAGCTCGCGTAAGCAGTTGGAGCAGTACTTAAAAGCTCATCCTGGCAACCCTCTCATCTCTGAGTTTGAGTGGACGACTGGAGAAACTCCAAGGAGGTCTTCAAGGATCAGCCAAAAGGTGAAGGCAACGACGCCTACTCCGGACAAAGAACCCCTCATGAAGAAGAGACGATCTTCTCTCACGAAGAAGGACAATAAGGAGGCTGCTGAGAAGAACGAAGAGGCTGCTGCGAAGGAAAACATGGATGTTGACAAGGATGGACAGAAGGAAAACGCAGAGggtgagaaggagaaagaggcTGAGACGACTGAGGCTGAGAAGGAGAACAAAGAGGGTGAAAAGACTGAGGCTGAGACCAAAGAGGGAGAAGTTGTGGCGGACAAGAAAGAGCCTGTTGAAGTGGATACCTCTTTGTTGGAGAAAAAGACTGAGGGTGGAGGTGGAGTTGAAGAACCTCCCAAAGTTGAAGGCCTCAAGGACACTGAAATGAAAGAGGCTCAGGAAGTTGTTGCTGAGGATGATGGAGAGAAGAAGCCTGCAGAGGATGAGACCGAGAAAAAAGGCAGCGCGACAACAGAAGCTAACGGAGAACAGANGTTTTCTTGGGggtcaaattag